A single region of the Bacteroides luhongzhouii genome encodes:
- a CDS encoding DMP19 family protein, which produces MIEVVESALQKAAGEGMDEFIQAFTDKYKEVIGGELTAETMPLLTGEQHSLLAYQIFRDEMMVGGFCQLIQNGYGGYIFDNPFAKVMRLWGAEEFSKLVYKAKKIFDANRKDLEKERTDDEFMAMYEQYEAFDELEEAYLEMEEQVTALIASYVDDHLELFAKIIK; this is translated from the coding sequence ATGATCGAAGTTGTAGAATCAGCCTTACAAAAGGCTGCGGGTGAAGGAATGGATGAATTTATCCAGGCGTTTACAGATAAATATAAAGAGGTAATCGGTGGTGAATTGACTGCGGAGACAATGCCTTTGCTGACGGGAGAACAACATTCTTTGCTGGCTTATCAGATTTTTCGTGATGAGATGATGGTTGGTGGGTTCTGCCAATTGATTCAGAATGGCTATGGTGGTTATATCTTTGATAATCCGTTTGCGAAAGTGATGCGTTTGTGGGGAGCGGAAGAGTTTTCGAAATTAGTTTATAAGGCTAAGAAAATCTTTGATGCCAACCGGAAAGATTTGGAAAAGGAACGGACGGATGATGAATTTATGGCTATGTACGAGCAATATGAAGCTTTTGATGAGTTGGAAGAAGCCTATTTAGAGATGGAAGAACAAGTCACAGCATTGATTGCAAGCTACGTAGATGATCATTTGGAACTTTTTGCAAAAATAATAAAGTAA
- the smpB gene encoding SsrA-binding protein: MKQPPVNIKNKRATFDYELIDTYTAGIVLTGTEIKSIRLGKASLVDTFCYFTKGELWVKNMHIAEYFYGSYNNHTARRERKLLLSKKELEKLQREMKNPGFTIVPVRLFINEKGLAKLVVALAKGKKEYDKRESIKEKDDRRDMARMFKR; this comes from the coding sequence ATGAAACAACCTCCTGTAAATATAAAGAATAAACGGGCTACGTTTGATTACGAGCTGATAGATACCTACACAGCAGGTATCGTATTGACCGGTACGGAAATAAAGTCCATTCGTTTGGGAAAAGCCAGTCTGGTAGATACGTTTTGCTATTTTACGAAAGGCGAATTGTGGGTGAAGAATATGCACATTGCCGAATATTTCTATGGATCGTACAATAACCATACGGCACGTAGAGAGAGGAAGTTGTTGCTTAGTAAAAAAGAATTGGAGAAACTTCAGCGGGAGATGAAAAATCCCGGCTTTACGATTGTTCCTGTACGCTTGTTTATCAATGAAAAAGGTTTGGCGAAACTAGTCGTCGCTTTGGCGAAAGGTAAGAAAGAATATGATAAACGAGAATCTATAAAGGAGAAAGATGATCGTAGAGATATGGCAAGAATGTTCAAACGGTAA
- a CDS encoding sodium:solute symporter family protein → MNTFTLGLIVIGYLLSLAYLGFLGYKKTTNTSDYLVGGRQMNPIVMALSYGATFISASAIVGFGGVAAAFGMGIQWLCFLNMFIGVVIAFIFFGLRTRRMGAKLNVSTFPQLLGRHFRSRNIQVFVAAVIFVGMPLYAAVVMKGGAVFIEQIFQIDFNISLLIFTLVIAAYVIAGGMKGVMYTDALQAVIMFACMLFLLFSLYQVLGMGFTEANKELTAIAPLVPEKFKALGHQGWTTMPVTGSPQWYSLVTSLILGVGIGCLAQPQLVVRFMTVESGKQLNRGVFIGCFFLIITVGAIYHAGALSNLFFLKTEGAVATEVVQDIDKIIPYFINKAMPDWFAALFMLCILSASMSTLSSQFHTMGASVGSDIYGTYKPRSRNKLTNVIRLGVLFSILVSYIICYMLPHDIIARGTSIFMGICAAAFLPSYFCALYWKKATKQGVMASLWVGTIGSLFALVFLHQKESAALGICKALFGRDVLITTYPFPVIDPILFALPLSVLAIIIISLMTCKNKY, encoded by the coding sequence ATGAATACATTTACACTCGGCTTGATTGTGATAGGATATCTCCTGTCACTAGCTTACCTCGGCTTTCTGGGATATAAGAAAACAACGAACACCAGCGACTATCTGGTAGGCGGACGTCAGATGAATCCTATTGTTATGGCACTTTCTTACGGTGCTACGTTTATCTCCGCATCGGCTATTGTAGGTTTTGGAGGAGTGGCGGCGGCTTTCGGAATGGGGATTCAATGGCTCTGTTTCCTGAATATGTTTATCGGAGTTGTCATTGCTTTCATCTTTTTCGGTTTGCGCACCCGGCGTATGGGAGCAAAGCTGAATGTGAGCACTTTCCCCCAATTATTAGGCCGTCATTTCCGTTCCCGTAATATACAGGTATTTGTTGCTGCTGTTATTTTTGTCGGAATGCCACTTTATGCAGCAGTCGTGATGAAAGGGGGAGCTGTATTTATCGAACAGATTTTTCAGATTGATTTCAATATCTCTTTGTTGATATTTACATTGGTCATTGCCGCTTATGTTATTGCAGGCGGTATGAAAGGAGTCATGTATACAGATGCTTTACAGGCAGTTATCATGTTTGCTTGTATGCTGTTTCTATTATTCTCTCTATACCAGGTGCTCGGTATGGGTTTTACTGAAGCGAATAAAGAGTTGACTGCCATTGCTCCGTTAGTCCCGGAAAAATTCAAAGCATTAGGACATCAGGGATGGACTACAATGCCTGTTACAGGTTCACCGCAATGGTATTCACTTGTAACTTCCCTTATTTTGGGAGTAGGAATCGGATGTCTTGCGCAACCCCAGCTGGTGGTTCGTTTTATGACTGTCGAGAGTGGCAAACAATTAAATCGCGGTGTATTTATCGGTTGTTTCTTTTTGATTATAACAGTAGGAGCTATCTATCATGCCGGAGCTTTGAGTAACCTTTTCTTCCTGAAAACAGAAGGAGCGGTTGCTACCGAAGTAGTGCAGGATATCGATAAGATTATTCCATATTTTATTAATAAAGCGATGCCCGACTGGTTTGCCGCACTCTTTATGTTGTGCATCCTTTCAGCCAGTATGTCTACACTAAGCTCACAGTTTCATACGATGGGGGCTTCGGTAGGTTCTGATATTTATGGAACTTATAAACCCCGTTCGCGGAATAAACTAACCAATGTGATTCGTCTGGGAGTATTGTTTTCTATCCTGGTCAGCTACATAATCTGTTATATGTTGCCTCATGATATTATTGCCCGTGGAACTTCTATTTTTATGGGGATTTGTGCGGCAGCTTTCCTTCCGTCCTATTTCTGTGCATTATATTGGAAGAAAGCTACTAAGCAAGGTGTCATGGCAAGTCTTTGGGTCGGAACAATCGGTAGCCTGTTTGCTCTTGTGTTTCTTCATCAGAAAGAATCTGCGGCATTGGGTATCTGCAAAGCATTATTTGGACGGGATGTGTTGATTACCACTTATCCTTTTCCGGTGATTGACCCTATATTGTTTGCCTTACCATTATCTGTATTGGCTATCATCATAATCAGCTTAATGACCTGTAAAAATAAGTATTAA
- the metH gene encoding methionine synthase: MKKTISQVVSERILILDGAMGTMIQQYNLKEEDFRGERFAHIPGQLKGNNDLLCLTRPDVIQDIHRKYLEAGADIIETNTFSSTTVSMADYHVEEYVREMNLAAVKLARDLADEYTAKNPDKPRFVAGSVGPTNKTCSMSPDVNNPAYRALSYDELAASYQQQMEAMLEGGVDAILIETIFDTLNAKAAIFAAEQAMKAMGVEVPVMLSVTVSDIGGRTLSGQTLDAFLASVQHANIFSVGLNCSFGARQLKPFLEQLAARAPYYISAYPNAGLPNSLGKYDQTPADMAHEVREYIEEGLINIIGGCCGTTDAYIAEYPALVKGAKPHVPALAPDCMWLSGLELLEVKPEINFVNVGERCNVAGSRKFLRLVNEKKYDEALSIARQQVEDGALVIDVNMDDGLLDAKTEMTTFLNLIMSEPEIARVPVMIDSSKWEVIEAGLKCLQGKSIVNSISLKEGEEVFLEHARIIRQYGAAAVVMAFDEKGQADTAARKIEVCERAYRLLVDKVGFNPHDIIFDPNVLAVATGIEEHNNYAVDFIEATAWIKKNLPGAHISGGVSNLSFSFRGNNYIREAMHAVFLYHAIQQGMDMGIVNPGTSVLYSDIPTDVLEKIEDVVLNRRPDAAERLIELAESLKATMSGTAGQPAVKQDAWREESVQERLKYALMKGIGDFLEQDLAEALPLYDKAVDVIEGPLMDGMNYVGELFGAGKMFLPQVVKTARTMKKAVAILQPIIESEKVEGSAAAGKVLLATVKGDVHDIGKNIVAVVMACNGYDIVDLGVMVPAETIVQRAVEEKVDMIGLSGLITPSLEEMAHVALELEKAGLDIPLLIGGATTSKMHTALKIAPVYHAPVVHLKDASQNASVASKLLNPQLKAELVNELNSEYEALREKSGLLKRETVSLEEAQKNKLNLF; encoded by the coding sequence ATGAAAAAGACAATTTCTCAAGTTGTATCCGAGCGCATCCTTATTCTGGATGGAGCAATGGGGACAATGATTCAACAATATAACCTCAAGGAAGAAGATTTTCGTGGTGAACGGTTTGCGCATATTCCCGGACAGTTGAAAGGGAATAACGACTTATTGTGTCTCACACGTCCCGACGTGATTCAGGATATTCATCGTAAATACCTGGAAGCAGGCGCGGATATCATCGAGACCAATACATTCAGTTCGACTACAGTTTCTATGGCTGATTATCACGTAGAAGAATACGTGCGTGAGATGAATCTGGCTGCCGTAAAACTAGCCCGTGACCTTGCCGACGAGTATACTGCAAAGAATCCCGATAAACCGCGTTTTGTAGCCGGCTCTGTAGGCCCAACCAATAAGACCTGCTCTATGAGCCCGGACGTGAACAATCCGGCTTATCGTGCTTTGAGTTACGACGAACTGGCTGCATCCTATCAGCAACAGATGGAAGCAATGCTTGAAGGTGGCGTAGACGCCATTCTGATCGAAACAATCTTTGATACCCTGAATGCCAAAGCTGCTATTTTTGCAGCCGAACAGGCAATGAAAGCAATGGGTGTCGAAGTCCCTGTCATGTTATCTGTAACGGTGTCTGATATTGGCGGACGAACATTGTCCGGTCAGACATTGGACGCATTTCTTGCTTCTGTGCAACATGCCAATATCTTTTCTGTCGGCTTGAACTGTTCATTCGGTGCCCGTCAGTTGAAACCATTCTTGGAACAACTGGCAGCTCGTGCACCTTATTATATTAGTGCCTATCCGAATGCCGGATTACCGAATAGCCTAGGTAAGTATGACCAGACACCTGCCGATATGGCTCACGAAGTGAGAGAATATATCGAAGAAGGACTAATCAATATCATTGGTGGCTGTTGTGGAACGACAGATGCCTATATTGCCGAATATCCCGCCCTCGTGAAGGGTGCTAAACCACACGTCCCTGCTCTTGCGCCGGATTGTATGTGGCTTTCCGGACTTGAACTATTGGAAGTCAAACCGGAAATTAACTTTGTAAATGTCGGTGAACGTTGCAACGTAGCCGGTTCTCGTAAGTTTCTCCGTCTGGTAAACGAAAAGAAATATGATGAAGCCCTCTCCATCGCCCGTCAACAAGTGGAAGACGGTGCCTTGGTGATTGACGTCAATATGGACGACGGACTGTTGGACGCAAAAACAGAGATGACTACTTTCCTGAATCTTATCATGTCCGAACCGGAAATAGCCCGTGTTCCGGTAATGATTGACTCTTCCAAATGGGAAGTGATTGAAGCCGGCTTGAAATGTCTGCAAGGAAAGTCAATCGTTAACTCCATTTCTCTGAAAGAAGGTGAGGAGGTTTTCCTCGAACATGCCCGTATCATCCGTCAATATGGAGCTGCAGCCGTCGTAATGGCTTTTGACGAGAAAGGTCAGGCAGATACAGCCGCTCGTAAGATAGAGGTTTGCGAACGGGCTTACCGTCTTTTGGTAGATAAAGTAGGCTTTAATCCTCATGATATTATTTTTGACCCCAACGTACTTGCCGTAGCCACAGGGATTGAAGAACATAATAACTATGCTGTAGATTTTATTGAAGCTACTGCATGGATCAAAAAGAACCTTCCGGGTGCTCATATTAGCGGAGGAGTCAGTAATCTTTCTTTCTCTTTCCGTGGCAACAATTATATCCGTGAGGCGATGCACGCTGTATTCCTTTATCATGCCATTCAGCAAGGAATGGACATGGGGATTGTGAATCCGGGTACTTCCGTGTTATATAGTGATATTCCGACCGATGTATTGGAAAAGATAGAAGATGTCGTCTTGAATCGTCGTCCGGACGCAGCGGAACGTCTGATAGAATTGGCGGAGTCTCTGAAAGCAACTATGAGCGGAACTGCCGGACAACCAGCCGTCAAACAAGATGCGTGGAGAGAAGAATCCGTTCAGGAACGCTTGAAATATGCCTTGATGAAAGGAATTGGAGATTTCCTTGAACAGGATTTGGCGGAAGCATTGCCGCTTTATGATAAAGCAGTTGATGTGATTGAAGGGCCGTTGATGGATGGAATGAATTATGTAGGCGAGTTGTTTGGTGCCGGTAAAATGTTTCTTCCCCAGGTTGTGAAGACTGCCCGTACGATGAAAAAAGCCGTAGCTATCCTGCAACCGATTATCGAATCGGAAAAAGTGGAAGGAAGCGCTGCGGCTGGAAAAGTGTTGCTGGCAACTGTAAAGGGAGATGTGCACGATATCGGAAAAAATATTGTAGCGGTAGTGATGGCTTGCAATGGTTATGATATTGTAGACTTGGGAGTGATGGTGCCGGCGGAAACCATTGTGCAGCGTGCTGTTGAAGAAAAAGTGGATATGATCGGATTGAGTGGCTTGATTACTCCCTCTTTGGAAGAAATGGCGCATGTGGCTTTGGAACTCGAAAAAGCAGGACTGGATATTCCTCTTCTGATTGGTGGGGCTACTACATCGAAAATGCATACGGCATTGAAGATTGCTCCTGTCTATCACGCTCCGGTGGTACATCTGAAAGATGCTTCTCAGAATGCAAGTGTTGCTTCTAAATTGTTGAATCCACAGTTGAAAGCTGAATTGGTGAATGAACTGAATAGCGAATACGAGGCACTTCGTGAAAAAAGCGGTCTGCTGAAACGTGAAACTGTTTCATTGGAAGAGGCGCAGAAAAATAAGTTGAATCTGTTTTAA
- a CDS encoding Yip1 family protein, with amino-acid sequence MKLISSPAKAWEEISMEEDRRKVYMAFVYPMIGLCGLSVFVGSLLTNGWGGPQSFQIAMTNCCAVAVALFGGYFLAAYAINEMGTRMFGMHSNMPLTQQFAGYALVVPFLLQIVTGLLPDFRIIAWLLQFYIVYVVWEGVPVLMGVEEKQRLKYTLLSSALLILCPVVIQIVFNRLTAILN; translated from the coding sequence ATGAAATTGATTTCCTCTCCGGCCAAGGCCTGGGAGGAAATTTCTATGGAAGAGGATAGGCGAAAAGTATATATGGCTTTTGTCTATCCTATGATTGGTTTATGCGGTCTGTCCGTATTCGTCGGTTCATTATTGACGAATGGATGGGGAGGTCCGCAAAGTTTCCAGATAGCTATGACCAATTGTTGCGCCGTAGCTGTAGCCCTGTTCGGTGGCTATTTTCTGGCAGCTTATGCCATAAATGAAATGGGAACAAGGATGTTTGGCATGCATAGCAATATGCCGTTGACGCAACAGTTTGCAGGATATGCATTGGTTGTGCCTTTCCTGCTTCAGATAGTAACCGGACTATTACCTGATTTTAGAATTATTGCTTGGTTGCTGCAGTTCTACATCGTCTATGTGGTATGGGAGGGAGTTCCTGTACTGATGGGAGTAGAAGAAAAACAACGATTAAAATACACCCTTTTGTCGTCTGCATTGTTAATACTATGTCCGGTGGTGATACAGATCGTGTTTAATAGACTGACGGCTATACTTAATTAA
- a CDS encoding nitroreductase family protein produces the protein MKKIFSFLCLIAAIVVAMSACSSAKEEKGTSGIGNAALDNIFARKSVRAYLNKGVEKEKIDLMLRAGMAAPSGKDVRPWEFIVVSDRAKLDSMAAALPYAKMLTQARNAIIVCGDSVRSSYWYLDCSAAAQNILLAAESLGLGAVWTAAYPYEDRMQVVRKYTNLPDNILPLCVIPFGYPATKENPKQKFDEKKIHYNQY, from the coding sequence ATGAAAAAGATTTTCTCTTTTTTATGTCTGATTGCGGCAATAGTTGTTGCTATGAGTGCATGTTCTTCTGCCAAAGAAGAAAAAGGAACGTCCGGAATCGGAAATGCTGCTTTGGATAATATCTTCGCGCGTAAAAGTGTGCGTGCTTATCTGAATAAGGGAGTGGAGAAAGAGAAAATAGACTTGATGCTTCGTGCCGGAATGGCTGCACCTTCGGGCAAAGATGTCCGTCCTTGGGAGTTTATAGTAGTATCCGATCGTGCCAAACTGGATTCAATGGCTGCTGCGCTTCCTTATGCAAAGATGTTAACCCAGGCCCGTAACGCTATCATCGTTTGCGGAGATTCTGTACGTTCGTCTTATTGGTATTTGGATTGTTCAGCAGCAGCGCAAAATATTCTGCTGGCTGCCGAAAGTCTGGGACTGGGGGCTGTATGGACAGCTGCCTATCCTTATGAAGACCGTATGCAAGTAGTACGCAAATATACTAATCTACCTGATAACATTCTTCCGCTTTGTGTCATTCCTTTCGGCTACCCGGCTACAAAAGAGAACCCGAAACAGAAATTTGACGAGAAAAAGATACATTATAATCAGTATTAG
- a CDS encoding glycoside hydrolase family 2 TIM barrel-domain containing protein, which yields MMQRLKILGSALIALSFSVSTVVAQQFDPKQGYEIHTVNGLALDNQESLDTNTKVFISKREADKESQVWNLIPCEQEGCYIIASPLTQMNIDNSGKGKVNCSVIQWSADSKNPNQQWKVTALPNGNYIFTNVATGYNLGFPDAGLVGEPVFQLEPDASKSNQQWQIRKSNLKVVAEALKAKSDNDWENERIYAINKEEGRATFIPFACLEEMKKDPAYTRPWERTRSSRYLLLNGNWKFNWVKQPSERPVDFYKTNYDVSGWKEIPVPSNWEMHGYGTPIYTNITYPIRNNPPFIQGQRGYTVEKEPNAVGSYRREFTLPTDWKDKEVFIHFDGIYSAAYVWINGKKVGYSQGSSNDAEFRITPYVKAGKNTVAVEVYRWCDGSFLEDQDMFRLSGIHRDVYLVASPKLRLRDVHLTSQISDRLDMAELKVKADVRNYGKKIQDATLRVSLLSPEGESLRSFAIPAGQISGGQENVCKGTTTIRDPQLWSAETPYLYTVNLELLDAAGNVLEATSQQYGFRKIEIRNNKVYINNALVLFKGANRHDIHPQFGKAVPVESMIEDILLFKRFNLNTIRTSHYPNDPKMYALYDYYGLYVMDEADIECHGNMSLSTRESWEGAYVDRMVRMVERDKNHPSVIFWSMGNESGGGRNFEATYRAAKAIDDRYIHYEGMNDIADMDSRMYPSIEGMIEQDEQPRNKPYFLCEYAHAMGNAIGNLEEYWDYIEFHSKRMIGGCIWDWVDQGINMPGQPADHYYFGGSFGDRPNDNDFCCNGIVTADRQITPKLWEVKKVYQYLTLEPNGENSIGVRNRYAFLNLHDFNLRYVILKDGVPVAEEEFSLPDGRPGEHRAVQIPYSRYLTPEGEYYLNLEVKLKKDCVWAKAGHIVATEQLLLQKSPTSGLQSVAIPASTKEAPFKVVEEEKRYLFFRSPGVEITFDKKAGKLTGVRYNGKNMLHLREGWSLNTFRFINNDVRKWQDTKTEVLDFDWKWSDDNQSAVVTIQLEELIGNIKVPHTLVYRLYGNGEIDVNVSFATNEDFNLPRLSLQALFSPSLEQLEWYGRGPIENYQDRKNAAYIGKYQSTVNDMKEKYVRSQSMGERCDTRWLTLTDKEGKGIKITSADTFDFSALHYTDKDLFDIKYGHDLADIYRAEVVLNLDCIQRGLGNASCGPGPRPEYEIQKNTVYRYAFRMSPFTK from the coding sequence ATGATGCAACGATTAAAAATCTTGGGAAGTGCGCTGATTGCACTGTCGTTTTCTGTCTCTACGGTTGTAGCGCAGCAGTTTGATCCGAAGCAAGGGTATGAAATCCATACAGTCAACGGGCTTGCGCTGGACAATCAGGAGAGTTTGGATACAAATACGAAAGTGTTTATTAGTAAAAGAGAGGCGGACAAAGAGTCGCAGGTTTGGAACCTGATTCCATGTGAGCAAGAGGGATGCTATATAATAGCCAGTCCCTTGACTCAAATGAATATTGACAATAGTGGTAAAGGGAAAGTAAATTGTTCCGTCATTCAATGGTCGGCCGATTCTAAAAATCCGAACCAACAGTGGAAAGTGACCGCTTTGCCGAATGGGAATTATATATTCACGAACGTTGCGACTGGCTATAACTTGGGATTCCCTGATGCGGGACTGGTTGGTGAACCTGTTTTTCAATTAGAGCCGGATGCGTCAAAAAGTAACCAGCAATGGCAGATCCGGAAATCAAACCTGAAAGTAGTGGCGGAGGCCTTAAAGGCAAAAAGTGACAATGACTGGGAGAATGAACGTATCTATGCGATCAACAAAGAAGAAGGCAGAGCTACATTCATTCCGTTTGCCTGCCTGGAAGAAATGAAAAAAGATCCTGCCTATACACGTCCGTGGGAGCGTACGCGGTCTTCCCGTTATCTGCTGTTGAACGGAAACTGGAAGTTCAACTGGGTGAAACAGCCCTCCGAACGTCCGGTTGACTTCTATAAAACGAATTATGATGTTTCCGGCTGGAAAGAAATACCAGTTCCTTCCAATTGGGAAATGCATGGATATGGTACACCTATTTATACGAACATCACTTATCCTATTCGTAACAATCCTCCTTTTATTCAGGGACAGCGTGGTTATACTGTGGAGAAAGAACCGAATGCGGTAGGATCTTACCGCCGGGAATTTACTCTTCCTACCGACTGGAAAGACAAGGAAGTATTTATCCATTTCGATGGGATTTATAGTGCTGCTTATGTGTGGATCAACGGAAAGAAGGTGGGTTACTCCCAGGGTTCTAGCAATGATGCCGAATTTCGTATCACTCCTTATGTGAAAGCGGGTAAAAATACGGTTGCCGTAGAAGTTTATCGCTGGTGTGACGGCAGTTTCCTTGAAGATCAGGATATGTTTCGTCTAAGTGGCATCCATCGGGACGTTTATCTGGTGGCTAGTCCGAAGCTTCGCCTGCGTGATGTTCACCTGACATCACAGATAAGCGACCGTTTGGATATGGCTGAATTGAAGGTAAAAGCCGATGTGCGTAATTATGGAAAGAAGATTCAGGATGCGACTTTGCGTGTTTCTTTATTGAGTCCTGAAGGAGAGTCTTTACGCTCATTCGCCATACCGGCCGGACAGATAAGCGGTGGGCAGGAAAATGTTTGTAAAGGTACGACTACGATTCGCGATCCGCAGTTGTGGAGTGCAGAGACTCCTTATCTGTACACCGTTAATCTGGAGTTGCTTGACGCTGCCGGGAATGTGCTTGAAGCAACTAGCCAGCAATATGGATTCCGTAAAATAGAAATACGGAATAATAAGGTATATATCAATAATGCATTGGTGCTTTTCAAAGGTGCCAACCGTCACGATATACATCCGCAGTTCGGCAAAGCAGTTCCGGTGGAAAGTATGATTGAAGATATTCTTCTTTTTAAACGCTTCAACCTTAATACTATCCGTACCAGTCATTATCCGAACGATCCGAAGATGTATGCGTTGTATGATTATTACGGTTTGTATGTAATGGATGAGGCTGACATTGAGTGTCATGGCAATATGTCTTTGTCCACTCGTGAAAGCTGGGAAGGTGCTTACGTCGACCGTATGGTACGCATGGTGGAACGGGATAAGAATCATCCTTCGGTTATCTTTTGGTCGATGGGGAATGAGTCGGGCGGAGGCCGTAATTTTGAGGCTACCTATCGTGCGGCTAAGGCAATAGACGACCGATATATCCATTATGAAGGAATGAATGATATTGCCGATATGGATTCTCGTATGTATCCTTCGATTGAAGGTATGATTGAACAGGACGAGCAACCTCGTAACAAACCTTATTTCCTCTGTGAATATGCTCATGCAATGGGTAATGCGATAGGTAACCTCGAAGAATATTGGGATTATATCGAATTTCATTCGAAACGTATGATTGGCGGATGCATCTGGGACTGGGTGGATCAGGGTATCAATATGCCGGGCCAACCTGCCGATCATTATTACTTTGGAGGCAGCTTCGGTGACCGTCCTAATGACAATGATTTCTGTTGTAACGGAATCGTGACGGCTGATCGTCAGATTACTCCGAAATTATGGGAAGTGAAGAAAGTGTACCAGTATTTAACATTGGAACCGAATGGGGAAAACAGTATTGGCGTGCGTAACCGTTACGCTTTTCTGAATCTGCATGACTTTAACTTGCGTTATGTGATTCTTAAAGATGGTGTGCCGGTAGCAGAAGAAGAGTTCAGTTTGCCTGATGGTAGACCGGGAGAGCATCGTGCCGTGCAAATACCTTATTCCCGTTATCTCACTCCGGAAGGTGAATATTACCTGAATCTTGAAGTGAAACTGAAGAAAGATTGTGTATGGGCAAAAGCCGGACATATCGTAGCTACCGAACAGCTTTTACTTCAGAAATCTCCGACCTCCGGATTGCAATCGGTGGCAATTCCTGCTTCAACGAAAGAAGCTCCGTTTAAGGTAGTGGAAGAGGAGAAGCGTTATTTGTTCTTCCGTAGCCCCGGTGTGGAAATAACTTTTGATAAAAAAGCCGGAAAACTGACCGGAGTTCGTTACAATGGGAAGAATATGCTCCATTTACGTGAGGGATGGTCATTGAATACGTTCCGTTTTATCAATAATGATGTTCGTAAATGGCAGGATACAAAGACGGAAGTGCTTGATTTCGACTGGAAATGGTCGGATGATAATCAATCGGCGGTTGTAACCATTCAGTTGGAAGAACTTATCGGAAATATAAAGGTTCCTCATACACTGGTTTACCGCTTGTATGGCAATGGTGAAATAGACGTGAATGTTTCTTTTGCAACGAACGAAGATTTTAATCTTCCCCGTCTCTCATTGCAGGCTCTATTCTCTCCTTCGTTGGAGCAGTTGGAGTGGTACGGAAGAGGTCCGATAGAAAATTATCAGGATCGGAAGAATGCAGCATATATTGGTAAATATCAATCTACTGTCAATGACATGAAAGAGAAGTATGTCCGTTCTCAATCTATGGGAGAACGTTGTGATACCCGTTGGTTGACATTGACTGATAAAGAAGGCAAAGGTATCAAGATAACATCTGCCGATACATTTGATTTCAGTGCTTTACACTATACAGACAAAGATTTGTTTGATATAAAATATGGACATGATTTGGCGGATATTTATCGTGCGGAAGTGGTATTGAATTTGGATTGCATACAACGTGGATTGGGTAATGCGAGTTGTGGACCGGGTCCCCGTCCTGAGTATGAGATACAGAAAAACACCGTTTATAGATATGCTTTCCGCATGTCTCCTTTTACTAAGTAA
- a CDS encoding symporter small accessory protein codes for MFGIDDPFIILPYLLSVVCVIFAAWFGLKYWNKDDEKDETR; via the coding sequence ATGTTTGGAATAGACGACCCTTTTATAATTCTGCCTTACCTTCTTTCGGTGGTATGTGTGATCTTTGCTGCCTGGTTTGGGCTGAAGTATTGGAATAAGGACGACGAAAAAGACGAAACTCGATGA